The DNA window CAAGTTACTGGATGATTTCGACATCTACAAATATGGTTGTAGCAATTGGGACCTCTAGTCTCCCATCAGTATAACATCCAAGTTTGACTGTTTTACAACCAAAAATCTATAATGAAATAAGGAATGGAGGACAAAGGAACAATACAAGCATTAAGAAGCTCAATTCAATACTTGTCTTATAACAAAAACCTAAATAGATGAGAACAATAACTGATGGTCAGACACTACAAACTTTTTTTGCCATATAACATACTGGGagcgaatgaagaaatgccttcATATAGACAGAGATATTAAAGTTTCATGGTTATATAACCATTCTTATTTGTTTACTGGTCCTCTTAAAAATCAAGCTTTATTGCGAGTATTATTTGCTCATAATGCAATTTATATGTAAAACTACCTTGATTTCAAACATTAGCACTCATGAACAACTCTAACTGCTTACGTATTTCAAGTTGCAACAGAAATGTGACGACTATAATATATTCAGCTCAACAGTACAAAGTCACTGATTTTAGGCTGACACAAGCAGATCAATAAGAGTACATTCCAGGTGAGAGAATGTGTAGTGTTATCCTAATTTCTGCATCCACCATCTGATATGAGATCCCCAAAATAACTTTTTTTTATAAACTCCAAAATAGCATTTCACTATGTAGACCCAGTGTACATTAATTGCAAGGAAGTGATTGTGATAAACTGAAAGTACCATTGTATATCATTAGCAACTTAAACAGAATTTAGCGAAGTTACCAAAATGGTGTGACTTTCAGGACTTCTGTTTACGAACTTACATTCCTCGGTAGTAGAATTTGCAGTTGTATGGGAAGCTTCACCACCCTGCAGTACAACATTGGCAGAGTCCACATTGTTTACAGGTGTAGTGTTATCCCATATTCTGCGCCCACCATCTGCTCTATGCATGTAATCATCTATGTCATAGACATGGGCGTAACTGTAATAGTTCCCAGGAGCAGAATATCCATACTTGTACGAATTCGTATGCATCATTGCCCAGTATGGATGACCCTGCAAAAGGCAGCAAAGAATAGTGAACTAAAAGTTAAAACAGATAATGATAAGGAAAAAAGGAATCTAGCTAAGGCAGCGAGTTACAGCCCCAAAAGTAATTACATTGGTG is part of the Panicum hallii strain FIL2 chromosome 2, PHallii_v3.1, whole genome shotgun sequence genome and encodes:
- the LOC112881154 gene encoding E3 ubiquitin-protein ligase BIG BROTHER-like — its product is MELHYINTGFPYTVTESFMDFFEGLTYAHADFALTDGFQDQGHPYWAMMHTNSYKYGYSAPGNYYSYAHVYDIDDYMHRADGGRRIWDNTTPVNNVDSANVVLQGGEASHTTANSTTEEFYHNHFLAINVVWQDNIDPDNMTYEVSDFPAPIFCPCSHAGYLR